One Anaerobranca gottschalkii DSM 13577 genomic region harbors:
- the greA gene encoding transcription elongation factor GreA, whose amino-acid sequence MSNKEIILTPSGLKKLEEELEYLKSIKRREVAERIKVAISYGDISENSEYDDAKNEQAFVEGRILTLEKMLRNAKIIDEGDVNREVVNVGCTVVLKDLEYDEDLEYTIVGSAESNPNDNKISNESPVGKAIIGKPVGSIVEVAVPEGTIKYKIISIK is encoded by the coding sequence ATGAGTAATAAGGAAATTATTTTAACACCATCAGGTTTAAAAAAACTTGAAGAAGAATTAGAGTATCTCAAGTCAATTAAACGTAGAGAAGTAGCTGAAAGAATTAAAGTTGCAATTAGTTATGGGGACATAAGCGAAAACTCAGAATATGATGATGCTAAAAATGAGCAAGCATTCGTCGAAGGAAGAATTTTGACTTTAGAAAAGATGTTAAGAAATGCAAAGATTATTGATGAAGGTGATGTTAATAGAGAAGTAGTAAATGTAGGGTGTACTGTTGTGCTAAAGGATTTAGAGTATGACGAAGATTTAGAATATACTATTGTCGGGTCTGCAGAGTCTAATCCAAACGACAATAAGATCTCTAATGAATCTCCGGTTGGTAAAGCCATCATCGGTAAGCCAGTGGGAAGTATTGTTGAGGTTGCGGTACCTGAAGGGACAATAAAGTACAAAATTATTTCTATTAAATAA
- a CDS encoding polysaccharide biosynthesis protein → MDNKFAFIVHPIDLSDMYRKFPFLKKMPPVFTENLVKILPPIKVSNIVGVESDYNSTEGYFVGCTLTSEQIVKLPQNFVYKKIIKAGKLAEKLGAKIVGLGAMTSVVGDAGITIAKNLNIPVTTGNSYTVASALEGTEKAANIMGYDFKNCEVTVVGATGSIGSLISRVLAGKVRNLNLVGRNEEKLESLARRIYDETKNNVKIYCDLHKCINKSDVIVSVSAAVDQIIQPEFLKPGAVICDVARPRDVSKQVQEKRNDVLVIEGGLIEVPGDVNFNFNFGFPPKTAYACMAETMILALEEKFESFTLGRDLTYEQLEEISQLAKKHGFKLAGFRSFERAVTDEQIEKIKENAKINLLNYEKKVVRV, encoded by the coding sequence ATGGATAATAAATTTGCCTTTATTGTACATCCTATAGATTTATCAGATATGTATCGCAAGTTTCCTTTTTTAAAGAAAATGCCACCAGTATTTACGGAAAATCTAGTAAAGATCTTACCACCAATAAAAGTTTCGAATATTGTCGGTGTAGAATCAGATTATAATTCTACTGAAGGTTATTTTGTTGGTTGCACACTAACTAGTGAACAAATTGTGAAATTGCCCCAGAATTTTGTATATAAAAAGATAATTAAAGCTGGGAAATTAGCAGAAAAATTAGGGGCCAAAATAGTAGGATTGGGAGCAATGACTTCAGTTGTTGGAGACGCTGGAATAACCATAGCGAAAAATTTGAATATTCCTGTGACAACTGGTAATAGCTATACTGTAGCCTCAGCATTAGAAGGGACAGAAAAAGCAGCAAATATCATGGGATATGATTTTAAAAATTGTGAAGTTACTGTAGTTGGAGCAACGGGATCTATTGGTTCTTTAATTTCTAGGGTATTAGCTGGTAAAGTTAGAAATCTAAATTTGGTTGGTAGAAATGAAGAGAAGCTAGAATCTTTAGCTAGAAGGATTTATGATGAAACAAAAAATAATGTAAAAATATACTGTGATTTACATAAATGTATAAATAAATCTGATGTCATTGTTTCCGTCTCAGCTGCCGTTGATCAAATAATCCAACCAGAATTTTTAAAACCTGGTGCAGTTATTTGTGATGTAGCAAGGCCAAGGGATGTTTCCAAACAAGTTCAGGAAAAACGAAATGATGTTTTAGTTATTGAGGGAGGACTTATTGAAGTTCCAGGTGATGTAAATTTTAATTTTAACTTTGGCTTCCCCCCTAAAACTGCCTATGCTTGCATGGCAGAAACCATGATTTTAGCCCTAGAAGAAAAATTTGAAAGTTTTACTTTAGGAAGGGATTTAACCTATGAGCAACTTGAGGAAATTAGTCAATTAGCAAAAAAACATGGTTTTAAATTAGCAGGGTTTAGAAGTTTTGAAAGGGCTGTAACCGATGAACAAATAGAAAAAATAAAGGAAAATGCTAAAATTAATTTATTAAATTATGAAAAAAAAGTTGTAAGAGTTTGA
- a CDS encoding quinate 5-dehydrogenase: MKRVVSVSLGSSDRDHKVRTNILGIDFEIERVGTDGSIEKMKELIKSLDGKVDAFGLGGIDLYLYAGKKRYIIKDAEKIAACAKKTPVVDGSGLKNTLERRVLKYLKSTNWEFKNKNVLMVCALDRFGMTQTFEEFGSNMVYGDLMFSLGIPIKIDNINVLYRLAEILMPVVKHLPFKFIYPTGSKQNQHKLKYAKVFQWADIIAGDFHYIKKHMPKNLQGKMIITNTVTTKDVEFLNKAGVDTLVTTTPELNGRSFGTNVMEGVLVALSGQFPLSEEQYEELLDKVDFKPRVLKFKADQLGRELAHG, encoded by the coding sequence GATCATAAAGTTCGCACAAATATTTTAGGTATAGATTTTGAAATAGAGCGGGTAGGTACTGATGGAAGTATCGAGAAAATGAAAGAACTAATAAAAAGTCTTGATGGTAAAGTAGATGCCTTTGGTCTAGGGGGGATTGATTTATACCTTTATGCCGGTAAAAAAAGATACATTATAAAAGATGCAGAAAAAATTGCCGCATGTGCTAAAAAAACCCCAGTGGTCGATGGTTCAGGACTAAAAAATACCCTTGAACGAAGGGTGTTAAAGTATTTAAAAAGTACTAATTGGGAATTTAAAAATAAAAATGTTTTAATGGTCTGTGCTTTAGATAGATTTGGTATGACTCAAACATTTGAAGAATTTGGCTCTAATATGGTGTATGGAGATTTAATGTTTAGTTTAGGGATACCTATTAAAATTGATAATATCAATGTTTTATACCGTTTAGCAGAAATATTAATGCCAGTTGTTAAACATCTACCTTTTAAATTCATCTATCCCACAGGTTCAAAACAAAATCAACATAAACTTAAATATGCTAAAGTTTTTCAGTGGGCAGATATCATAGCCGGTGATTTCCACTATATAAAAAAACACATGCCTAAGAATTTACAGGGCAAAATGATAATTACTAATACTGTAACAACTAAGGATGTGGAATTTTTAAATAAAGCAGGTGTGGATACACTTGTCACAACTACACCTGAATTAAATGGTCGTTCTTTTGGTACCAATGTCATGGAGGGAGTCTTAGTAGCATTATCAGGCCAGTTTCCATTATCGGAGGAGCAATATGAAGAACTTCTAGATAAAGTTGATTTTAAGCCAAGGGTTTTAAAATTTAAGGCTGACCAATTAGGGAGGGAATTGGCTCATGGATAA